The DNA segment AATTGGCAAAGGTACTGGAAAGTCCCAGatgaattctctctctctctgatacAAAGTTGTTCTGTTAATTTTTATTACGTTTTTCCTTTAAAGGAGAAGGCTGCCAATGCTATGGTGCTTGCTCCTGACACCGTCAGATGGGTAATGCGACCTACTGGGACAGTGGTGACATTCTCCGAGAATGTGGGTCTACCTACTATTTTCGACTCCAAACCTCACAGGTAttatcctcctcctcctcctttacACGGCtgaaaaatttaatattctAACTCACACCCACCGGCACCCTTGTATCCAAAGGTTCTTTTCCCTGGCGGGCTGAAAATTGTTTTTGTCTGATTCTCAGTTATCCTCCTCCACGTGAAAACTGTGTGGGTCCATCTTGTAATAACCCATTCAGGTACAGAGATTCCAGATCTAAGCTTCCTCTTTGCAGCCTCCAGTGTTACAAGGCAATCCGGGAAAAGATGCTGGCTGAAAATACACCGGCAAATGTTGCAAAGTAAATATCGCTCTAGCCCTCAGTGCATGCAGAAAATCATGCACGTATATGTTTTAGTATATCTTGTACTCAGGGATTGGTGAAAGAAAGATTATATTCTTGAGCTTAATGTAGATAGAGAAATACAAAGGTATTTTTCTGTTTTCGGTGGCTGTAATTATGCCCagctatattataatttttttgacaaaacaTAACAAATTTTGACATCTTAGAGGTGATTTTATCCTCACACCACACATTATTGAAAGGGCGGGAGGAGAGAGTATTGTTTAGTATGCTCACCTTCCATTAAGGGAACAAATTACTTAAGGTGTGAGCTGGGATTGGGATTTCCTATAATTTCTTGATTTAACACTTTTTACCATTTTGAGAACAATGGCTATAGCATATAGACTTTACCGCATTAGGTGCTGCTAGTGGGCAATATAAATATCAGAAAATTGTGTGAAattagagttaaataaaatattattagaatataattctttaatataatttttgttttataatgattagataagatggatttatgtaaccaaatgagaatttttattATCACTTTTGAGTTACTTACAATGGAGAGGAGACATTTTGATATAGACGACAATGGCGACTACGATGTCGACTGAGATGGCAACGACTGAgttgagaaagaagagagacTACGATGTCGACTGAGATGGTGATGATGGCTGAgttgagaaagaagagagacGGAGACTAAGGTTTGTTTGATATAGAAATAgttttatctaatattattttatcattatactttttttaaatttttatataaaatataataaataatttaattttttaaaattttataatagtaataataataaaataatatgttaataatattttatttaaaaattattttatctcattttactatttaaattacACTTAAAACGGAGAAATTGAGAGACCGAAAGGAGAGACAAGGAGAGAGTCATGCTGGGAAGTGGGAAGAgggaaaatgtggttttatagtGGAGTCTTTTTGGagactttttttaacttttcaaaatgACATCGTcttacttaaatatatatttttaaatatatgtagCAAGCAATCGGGTGGGTGAAATCCGGACGAGTGTAGTGCCCAGGCCCCTACCTACCCTTGCTTTGTCCTTAAAAAATTCCACCTACCCATCCGCCCGAGTGATGTGGGAATGTTTCCTGCCCGCCACAGCCAAGGTTGACCAGTGGGCGTATTGGTACCCGGCCCCTGGACTTAACATTAACCATGATAGGAAAACAagctttatatatattagtgaattaaattagtaaaatagattatgtgaaatttatttaaaataagtttaaatgtgattagatattaaaataaatttaatattatttataaaaaattaaaaaaattattaaccccacttataaatatgtgttgaGTTAAATAAAGTTATTAACCCGCCACAGCCAAGGTTGACCAGTGGGCGTATTGGCACTGAGTTAATAAATTGAGAATTGAGTTTTTAGATGttagactcaatttaaaattatattgaactGAGTTAAACTCAATTAAATTCAACAACCAAACGGGACCTTAATATGTAAGGAAGTCCATTGTTAAATCATGCAAACTAGGAAAAGCTTCAAGCTTATTAAATTGTCAATGTTTCTACAGAATACACTTCTGGAAAAATGTTCCTTAAACAACAAACCAGCAAAGTAGCTTAAAGCTAATCTCAGAACAAGTGAAAATGCTCTTGAGAAGAATCATTTTGCAGGAGCAGGTAAGTGACTTATGACCAATGGGGGACGTAAAGCGCAATGGTTTGCACCCTTTTGCTTGCGAGCCTTGTACATCTCTTCTGTCTCTATCACTACTAATCTCTTGACCTAATTGGATCATAAAATTTACTAATAAGGAACCAATTACCAGATTACACATTTTAAGTAAGAAATGAATTCACTGCGGGTTTTTTTGAAACCTGTTGGAGCATTCCCCTGACAGTAGGAGTATTCCATCGCATGACGGTTCGGTTGCACTTGCGCAGACGCAATGCCTCTAAAGTGCGCCTGTGAAGTCTCCTGGTCCCTGGAATGCCCCTCACCAAAGTTATATACAAGTTAGGGCTCCATGCAATTGGGACGCAGGCCTTGTAAGCCTTGAACGCATTCATGCCTTCACTTTAGATCTACAAAATCCACAATAATCCCAGAGCATTAATCCGATATACTTCTCTTTGTTCAAAGTGAAAAGGACATGAAAGAAAGTCTACAaccatttattttcaaaattattcaaGCAGAATTTTTCTTCTTACGTGTAAAATACCTATAcaaaaaaaccatttattttcaaaagtattttgccttccttttttttataagagcaAATTATTGATAGAAAAATGCATAGCCTGAGTACATAGAAAGTAAACACAGAATACACCTAGCAACCAATATGCACCAGTGATGGATAGAAGCAAATTATGAAGACTATCCCCATTACAAACAATGACAAGCCCAGGAAAATAGTGTTGAACAAGAATGCTTCAACTCGTCCACAAAAGGCTCCTGGTCTTCGAAGCACCTACCATTTCTCTCCATCCACGTACTCTTCTAGGGAAAGTGGTTACTATGATGACGCGAAAGAGCCTTGTAAAAGAATCGCACCAAGAGTCTTCTACCTCCATTGGAGTCCAAATCATCCAGTCCTCCACCACATTACCAATATTCATAGCATacagaaaaaccaaaaaaatctgcGAAGGTTCCCAAGTTCCCAATCTTGAGCAGCCCTCATGAAACAAACATGCCACTAAGTAGAGCTACAGGAGAAATCCAACAAATCAGCCACCATAGCCTCTTTATCACTTGCACAC comes from the Carya illinoinensis cultivar Pawnee chromosome 8, C.illinoinensisPawnee_v1, whole genome shotgun sequence genome and includes:
- the LOC122318658 gene encoding 50S ribosomal protein L30-like, translating into MNAFKAYKACVPIAWSPNLYITLVRGIPGTRRLHRRTLEALRLRKCNRTVMRWNTPTVRGMLQQVKRLVVIETEEMYKARKQKGANHCALRPPLVISHLPAPAK